The proteins below come from a single Simkaniaceae bacterium genomic window:
- a CDS encoding glycosyltransferase family 9 protein, which yields MKVLIVKMSSIGDILQTFFAVDYIKKKHPGAIVHWLCDTRFKDIVESHPHVDSVIDVDTKHLRNTSFKKILKDIARLKSLKYDLLFDLQGNIKSSIISLFIQAPIKAGYEFRSAPEWPHALTMTHRYPVQKDEPIVHQYLSILQQYFKDREEYVFPKIRLNLSQSDIDFLSQTRIEIPINCLMICFGSNWKNKRMKKRHLIALLKSIAKEYQVHFIFIYKSEEEKLLAKQLGLIFSSQAQVVGNLSIPLWQYLMSKCRGVISMDSAALHLAAHLRLKTFAFFGPSNAQIYNPLGKEHMAYQGPCPYQVQFVKRCPFLRTCETGDCMHSIDLDLAFVQIKRWLN from the coding sequence ATGAAGGTCTTAATTGTTAAAATGTCTTCAATAGGGGATATTTTACAGACTTTTTTTGCCGTAGATTATATTAAAAAGAAGCATCCCGGAGCTATTGTCCACTGGCTCTGCGATACGAGGTTTAAAGATATTGTTGAAAGTCATCCTCATGTTGACAGTGTAATTGATGTCGATACCAAGCATTTAAGAAATACCTCATTCAAAAAGATCCTTAAAGACATTGCTCGACTTAAGTCTTTAAAGTATGATCTTCTTTTCGATTTGCAGGGGAATATTAAATCCTCCATTATTTCTTTATTTATTCAGGCTCCAATCAAAGCGGGGTATGAATTTCGCTCTGCTCCGGAATGGCCTCATGCCCTTACCATGACTCATCGTTATCCGGTGCAAAAGGATGAGCCTATTGTGCATCAGTATCTTTCTATCTTACAGCAATATTTCAAAGATCGAGAGGAGTATGTTTTTCCCAAAATACGTCTTAATTTATCGCAATCCGATATTGATTTTTTGTCTCAAACAAGGATAGAAATCCCCATCAATTGTCTAATGATTTGCTTTGGCTCAAATTGGAAAAATAAACGGATGAAAAAAAGACATTTGATTGCCCTCCTCAAATCCATTGCAAAAGAATATCAGGTTCATTTTATCTTCATTTATAAAAGTGAAGAAGAAAAACTACTGGCTAAGCAGTTAGGGCTTATTTTTAGCTCTCAGGCCCAAGTTGTTGGAAATCTATCCATTCCACTTTGGCAATATTTAATGTCAAAATGCCGGGGTGTCATCAGCATGGATTCTGCAGCACTTCATCTCGCTGCCCATCTTCGATTAAAAACATTTGCTTTTTTTGGTCCGTCCAATGCCCAAATTTATAATCCTCTTGGGAAAGAGCATATGGCATATCAAGGACCTTGTCCTTACCAAGTGCAATTTGTGAAGCGGTGCCCTTTTTTGCGCACATGTGAAACGGGGGATTGTATGCATTCGATTGATCTGGATTTAGCCTTTGTTCAAATCAAACGTTGGCTTAACTAA
- a CDS encoding RluA family pseudouridine synthase: MSGSLIHLRVDKENVSLVAFLHMTQLATYSKKEIKRALEKKACRVNGHIETFASRVLKVGDRVTFDLNRLNKKPLEVLFEDEDLIAIDKPPFWVVDPMNIHRSLGAPYHMVHRLDKETTGVLLLAKKEEVKQALEGLFFNRQMNKTYVTLVQGDLKKEAGVIEGEIDILTQSGGSKVMGLRQSETSKSAKTEYRVIHQKRDIALLECYPHTGRTHQIRVHLTSIGLSILGDSQYGSAKQMASRMMLHAASLKFIHPIKNEMIHIQSALPLDFTHAMHRWGIEV, from the coding sequence ATGAGCGGCTCATTGATTCATTTAAGGGTTGATAAGGAAAATGTCTCTTTGGTTGCTTTTTTGCATATGACGCAGCTCGCTACATATTCAAAAAAAGAGATTAAAAGGGCTTTAGAAAAAAAAGCCTGCCGAGTCAACGGTCATATTGAGACCTTTGCTTCTAGGGTTCTCAAGGTAGGCGATCGAGTGACTTTTGATCTCAATCGCCTGAATAAAAAGCCACTTGAAGTTCTTTTTGAAGATGAAGATCTGATTGCTATAGATAAACCTCCTTTTTGGGTTGTCGATCCTATGAATATTCATCGTTCATTAGGCGCCCCATATCACATGGTTCATCGATTAGATAAGGAAACAACCGGGGTTCTTCTCCTCGCTAAAAAAGAAGAGGTCAAACAGGCTCTAGAAGGGCTTTTCTTTAACCGTCAAATGAATAAGACATATGTGACGCTTGTCCAAGGTGATCTAAAAAAAGAGGCCGGGGTTATAGAGGGAGAAATCGATATTCTAACGCAGTCGGGCGGAAGTAAAGTCATGGGACTCAGGCAATCTGAGACCTCTAAATCGGCAAAAACTGAATATCGAGTGATCCATCAAAAGAGAGATATTGCTTTATTAGAGTGTTATCCTCATACGGGAAGAACACATCAAATTCGAGTCCACCTTACTTCCATAGGTCTTTCCATTTTGGGGGATAGTCAATATGGCAGTGCCAAGCAGATGGCATCGCGCATGATGCTTCATGCGGCAAGCTTAAAATTTATACATCCTATCAAAAATGAGATGATTCACATTCAATCGGCTCTTCCACTTGACTTTACCCACGCGATGCACCGCTGGGGGATTGAGGTATGA
- the ssb gene encoding single-stranded DNA-binding protein, translating into MNHIMIAGHLGNDPEVRFTSGGAKVTAFRVAGNVRRGGKDETIWWRVTVWGEQFDKMISYLKKGSPVIVHGELSKPEIFKDKEGNPQVSLNVTAQTLSFSPFGRGDRNQEGGSTNQNFSRAPVQSHHQETNHGNTSDMNYSYYDQPEQGQGQQDMAHTFSDDDIPF; encoded by the coding sequence ATGAATCACATCATGATCGCCGGTCATTTGGGAAATGATCCAGAAGTACGCTTTACATCCGGTGGAGCCAAAGTGACTGCATTTCGAGTTGCAGGGAATGTTCGCCGTGGTGGCAAAGATGAGACAATTTGGTGGAGAGTCACTGTCTGGGGTGAGCAATTTGATAAGATGATTTCTTATCTTAAAAAAGGTAGCCCTGTTATCGTCCATGGCGAATTATCAAAGCCGGAAATCTTTAAAGACAAAGAGGGAAATCCGCAGGTATCACTGAATGTGACGGCGCAAACGCTCTCTTTTAGTCCGTTTGGTCGAGGAGATCGCAACCAAGAGGGTGGATCAACAAACCAAAATTTTTCTAGAGCACCTGTGCAGAGCCATCATCAAGAAACGAATCATGGCAATACATCTGATATGAATTATTCTTACTATGACCAGCCCGAGCAGGGACAAGGTCAGCAAGACATGGCCCATACATTTTCGGATGATGACATCCCTTTCTAA
- the dcd gene encoding dCTP deaminase yields MSIQSDKWIKKMALEHGMIEPFCEELVREVNGARVVSFGLSSYGYDLRVGNQFKVFTNVYNSIVDPKAFKENSFVDIEGDECIIPPNSFALAVSVEYFRIPRDVLTMCIGKSTYARCGIIVNVTPFEPEWEGYVTLEISNTTPLPAKVYANEGLAQVLFFKAQEACLTSYKDRAGKYMMQERRIVTPRM; encoded by the coding sequence ATGAGTATTCAGTCAGATAAATGGATTAAAAAAATGGCGCTTGAGCATGGGATGATCGAGCCGTTCTGTGAGGAGCTGGTTCGCGAAGTCAATGGCGCGCGCGTTGTTAGTTTTGGGCTCTCTTCTTATGGGTATGATTTGCGTGTTGGGAACCAATTTAAGGTGTTTACCAATGTGTATAATTCAATTGTTGATCCCAAAGCGTTTAAAGAAAACTCGTTTGTTGATATTGAAGGAGATGAATGTATTATTCCTCCTAATTCATTTGCTTTAGCAGTGAGTGTTGAGTATTTTCGCATTCCCCGTGATGTTCTCACAATGTGTATTGGAAAGTCGACGTATGCCCGTTGTGGTATTATTGTCAATGTAACCCCTTTTGAACCTGAATGGGAGGGTTATGTGACATTGGAGATTTCAAATACGACGCCGCTTCCCGCTAAAGTCTATGCAAATGAAGGGCTTGCCCAGGTTCTTTTTTTCAAGGCGCAAGAGGCTTGTCTCACCTCCTACAAAGATCGTGCGGGAAAATACATGATGCAAGAGAGGCGAATCGTTACTCCGAGAATGTAG
- the ruvB gene encoding Holliday junction branch migration DNA helicase RuvB, whose product MDSQEHSIAEFNERDQQFDSQLRPSYLNEFIGHSQVKERLDVFVRAAKERNEHLGHTLFYGPPGLGKTTLANILAKEMGTHLVITSGPALEKAGDLAGLLTNLQEGDIIFIDEIHALSRNIEEYLYPALENYSLDLLIDSGTNARSVRVTLNPFTLIGATTRVGLLSSPLRSRFNFVARLDYYTPLELKEIICRSSRILNLNIEEEGAIEISGRSRGTPRIANNLLKWVRDYAQIKNQGRADKIAVKKALDMLAIDHKGLDEMDKKILQVMIEHYNGGPVGIKTLSAAVGEEMQTISDVYEPYLLMQGFIKRTLRGREATPLAYRHLGMIRK is encoded by the coding sequence ATGGATTCCCAAGAACACTCTATTGCAGAATTTAACGAAAGAGATCAACAATTTGATTCTCAGCTGAGACCCTCATACCTCAATGAGTTTATCGGCCACTCACAAGTAAAAGAGCGTCTCGACGTATTTGTCCGCGCCGCCAAAGAGCGCAATGAACACCTTGGGCATACTCTTTTCTATGGTCCGCCGGGACTTGGTAAAACAACGCTTGCTAATATTTTAGCAAAAGAAATGGGAACACATCTTGTCATTACTTCCGGCCCTGCCCTTGAAAAAGCCGGTGACCTAGCGGGTCTTTTAACAAATCTACAAGAAGGCGATATCATCTTTATCGATGAGATTCACGCCTTATCGCGCAATATTGAAGAATACCTTTATCCCGCCCTTGAAAATTACTCCCTCGATTTACTGATCGATTCAGGAACAAATGCGCGCAGTGTCCGCGTCACGCTAAATCCCTTTACTCTTATTGGCGCTACCACGCGTGTTGGCCTTTTAAGCTCTCCTCTGCGCTCGCGCTTTAACTTCGTTGCACGCCTTGACTATTATACCCCCCTTGAACTCAAAGAAATTATTTGCCGCTCAAGCCGCATCCTCAACCTCAATATTGAAGAGGAAGGAGCCATTGAAATCTCAGGAAGATCGCGGGGAACACCCCGTATCGCCAACAATCTTCTCAAATGGGTTCGCGATTATGCCCAAATTAAAAACCAAGGCCGGGCTGATAAAATTGCTGTCAAAAAAGCGCTTGATATGTTAGCCATTGATCATAAAGGTTTAGATGAAATGGACAAGAAAATTCTCCAGGTAATGATCGAGCATTATAATGGTGGCCCCGTTGGGATAAAAACCCTATCGGCTGCTGTTGGTGAAGAGATGCAAACAATTAGCGATGTCTATGAGCCCTATTTATTGATGCAGGGGTTTATTAAGCGCACTCTTCGTGGCCGAGAAGCCACACCACTCGCTTACAGGCACCTGGGAATGATACGCAAATAA
- the trpS gene encoding tryptophan--tRNA ligase has protein sequence MSRKKIILTGDRPTGKLHLGHYVGSLKARVDLQSNYEQYVMIADAQALTDHYSEPEKVREHVLEVAMDYLSVGINPKETTIFIQSMIPEIHELAMYFLNLVTWNRLQHNPTVKAEIRQKGFKEGIPAGFMTYPVFQAADITAFHADLVPVGEDQRPMIEQTNEIVRSFNRIYKCDVLKEVEAHVPKIARLPGIDGSNKMSKTLGNAIYLSEDPDSVVKKIKKMTSDPNHVNIEDPGQVEGNPVFIYLDCFCSDIERLDELKAHYARGGLGDGVLKKYLAEVLVEFLKPIQRKRAEIEKNKGDVLKILKKGTEVAREKAADTLKRVKQVMHLDYFA, from the coding sequence GTGTCGCGAAAAAAAATTATTCTCACGGGAGACCGGCCGACCGGTAAATTGCACTTAGGTCACTATGTCGGATCTCTTAAGGCCCGTGTTGATTTGCAGAGCAACTATGAACAATATGTCATGATTGCAGATGCACAAGCGCTTACGGATCACTACAGTGAGCCTGAAAAAGTGCGCGAACATGTTCTCGAAGTTGCTATGGACTACCTCTCTGTCGGAATCAATCCCAAAGAGACAACGATCTTTATTCAATCTATGATTCCCGAAATTCATGAATTGGCCATGTATTTTCTTAATCTTGTGACATGGAATCGCTTGCAGCACAATCCAACGGTCAAAGCGGAAATTAGACAAAAGGGGTTCAAAGAGGGGATTCCTGCGGGGTTTATGACCTATCCCGTGTTTCAGGCTGCCGATATTACTGCCTTCCATGCCGATCTGGTTCCTGTCGGTGAAGATCAAAGGCCCATGATTGAGCAGACAAATGAAATTGTCCGTTCATTCAACCGCATCTACAAGTGCGATGTATTAAAAGAAGTCGAGGCTCATGTTCCGAAAATAGCTCGCCTTCCCGGCATTGACGGTTCGAATAAAATGAGTAAGACCCTAGGCAATGCAATTTATCTATCCGAAGATCCCGACTCGGTAGTGAAAAAGATCAAAAAAATGACGAGCGATCCCAATCACGTCAATATTGAAGATCCGGGTCAGGTGGAAGGAAATCCTGTCTTTATTTATCTCGATTGTTTTTGTTCCGATATTGAGAGGCTCGATGAATTGAAGGCGCATTATGCGCGAGGTGGCCTTGGCGATGGAGTGCTAAAAAAATATCTTGCTGAAGTTCTTGTTGAGTTTCTAAAACCGATTCAACGCAAAAGAGCTGAAATTGAAAAAAATAAAGGCGACGTTCTTAAAATCCTCAAAAAGGGGACTGAAGTAGCGCGAGAAAAAGCTGCGGATACGTTAAAAAGAGTTAAGCAGGTCATGCACCTCGACTATTTTGCTTGA
- a CDS encoding protein kinase, with translation MGEVFLAHDPTCERVVALKRIRSEYLKYESVKQRFLKEAKIAAQLSHPSIIPIYFIHQEENEAYYTMPFIEGDSLKEILKNTIEREKNSESPHPIGSSIGSLVRIFLNVCQAISFAHSKKIIHRDLKPGNIMVGKFGQVLILDWGLAKYLIEDYELEEDIEIPDSIPHELTRPGKAVGTLTYMAPERAFSHPASIQSDIYALGVILYQLLTLKTPFRRKSLSEFRKNAKYERLIDPIEAAPERDIPLQLSEIIKKCLAFHPEERYQHVSELIHALEHYIEGKPDWIFQNQFAIDDKEIWEFQENILLSRNVALTRSSEMMQWVMLMISKGSYTGNFKIEADLAVSYSSQGIGLLFCIPEAASRRELEEGYCLWIGTKKNPGIRLYRSNIEVLNISEVSIKKGKSYHLVIEKIENRVSLFLDGQLVLNFVGYIPIVGSHIGLVCKDMDFKIENWNVYVGSQSAMINCLSVPDAFLASKDFHKAFQEYQRIAQSFKGRAEGREAVFRAGVTLLEKAKETQNTAERQKCLNQSNFEFEKLEKTSGAPLEYLGKSMIYKLDHDIEEEIKCLELGLRKYPRHPLIHMLQEQIIFRMHETTRMDRKQTYAFALLALHFFPDALKSKETLFFFKSIEKNIELISLFLKPPYFKTEKERFVYLTIRLSLWMKKKTYINEILYRLEEPIAYPEIIIGNCLFSLLYLHAYEDVAVALERIESSNYSDNAKIDYLIGLVKICYQANCLPKFGNMSPSPYTQIFDSAKSQYSDDPTQPYGKHRLTNSLDQLSKFINGPIGKMEIEAIYYLYDAFLPHISSNEWAPFSSFIDQLKISSKYRESIDILHVKILLLLKDFHRARSILERYPSEVTHPLSHFYAPYAIYLMATDGKKRLIESYRQLIELPHPPVTALLAHYVSKYIDIKGKWADQALFLEKRSLYEQLYIMYIATNKKNKALMIQSLMKN, from the coding sequence ATGGGCGAAGTTTTCCTCGCCCATGATCCGACTTGCGAGCGCGTTGTTGCCTTAAAGCGCATACGCAGTGAATATCTCAAATATGAATCGGTTAAGCAGCGGTTTTTAAAAGAAGCTAAAATTGCCGCTCAGCTCTCTCACCCGTCCATTATCCCCATTTATTTTATCCATCAGGAAGAAAATGAAGCCTATTATACGATGCCCTTTATTGAAGGAGACTCTCTCAAGGAAATTTTAAAAAACACCATTGAAAGAGAAAAAAATAGCGAATCCCCTCATCCTATTGGCTCATCTATCGGTTCATTGGTCAGGATTTTCCTCAATGTATGCCAAGCCATTTCATTTGCCCATTCTAAAAAAATTATCCATCGGGATTTAAAACCCGGTAATATTATGGTCGGAAAGTTTGGCCAAGTTCTGATTTTAGACTGGGGATTGGCAAAATATCTGATCGAAGACTATGAGCTTGAAGAAGACATCGAAATCCCCGATAGTATCCCCCATGAGTTGACAAGACCCGGCAAAGCCGTTGGAACTCTCACCTATATGGCACCTGAACGGGCATTTAGTCATCCCGCAAGTATCCAATCCGACATCTATGCTTTGGGAGTGATTCTCTATCAACTTCTCACGCTAAAAACACCCTTTAGACGGAAATCCCTATCTGAATTTAGAAAAAACGCAAAATATGAGCGTCTTATTGATCCGATTGAAGCGGCTCCGGAAAGAGATATTCCACTCCAGCTCAGTGAAATCATTAAAAAATGCTTAGCATTCCATCCCGAAGAGCGCTACCAACATGTCTCTGAACTCATTCACGCCTTAGAACACTATATTGAGGGCAAACCCGATTGGATCTTTCAAAACCAATTTGCCATTGACGACAAAGAGATTTGGGAATTCCAAGAAAATATCCTTCTTAGCCGTAATGTCGCGCTCACACGCAGCAGCGAAATGATGCAGTGGGTCATGCTGATGATTTCCAAAGGGAGTTATACGGGAAATTTTAAGATAGAAGCCGATTTGGCTGTCAGTTATTCATCTCAAGGTATTGGCCTACTATTTTGTATTCCGGAAGCGGCATCGCGAAGAGAACTGGAAGAAGGGTATTGTTTGTGGATTGGAACAAAAAAGAATCCGGGTATCCGGCTTTATCGATCGAACATCGAAGTCCTCAATATTTCTGAAGTTTCAATTAAAAAAGGAAAGTCTTATCACCTTGTTATTGAAAAAATTGAAAACCGGGTCAGCTTATTTTTAGACGGACAACTCGTCTTAAACTTTGTCGGCTATATCCCGATTGTTGGATCCCATATCGGACTTGTATGTAAAGACATGGATTTCAAAATTGAAAATTGGAATGTTTATGTCGGATCGCAATCGGCAATGATCAACTGCTTAAGTGTCCCCGATGCCTTTTTAGCTTCTAAGGATTTTCATAAAGCCTTTCAAGAGTATCAACGGATCGCTCAATCTTTTAAAGGAAGAGCTGAAGGAAGAGAGGCTGTTTTTAGAGCAGGAGTCACACTTCTTGAAAAAGCAAAAGAAACTCAAAATACGGCTGAGCGCCAAAAATGTCTGAATCAATCCAATTTCGAATTTGAAAAACTTGAAAAAACCTCAGGTGCGCCTCTTGAATACTTAGGGAAATCAATGATCTATAAGCTCGATCATGACATTGAGGAGGAGATTAAATGCTTAGAACTTGGCCTGAGAAAATATCCTCGCCATCCTCTTATCCATATGCTTCAAGAGCAAATCATCTTTCGCATGCACGAAACAACGCGCATGGATCGAAAACAAACGTACGCCTTTGCTCTTTTAGCGCTGCATTTTTTTCCGGATGCCCTCAAATCTAAAGAAACTCTTTTTTTCTTTAAAAGCATTGAAAAAAACATTGAACTGATCTCGCTTTTTCTAAAACCACCCTATTTCAAAACAGAAAAAGAACGCTTTGTTTATCTTACCATTCGGCTCAGTCTTTGGATGAAGAAAAAAACTTATATCAATGAAATCCTCTATCGCCTCGAAGAACCCATAGCCTACCCTGAAATCATCATTGGCAATTGCTTGTTTTCCCTTCTTTACCTGCACGCTTATGAAGATGTTGCCGTGGCACTTGAGCGTATTGAAAGCTCAAACTACAGCGATAATGCCAAAATAGACTATCTCATTGGCCTTGTGAAAATTTGTTATCAAGCCAACTGCCTACCTAAATTCGGAAATATGAGCCCCAGTCCATATACTCAGATTTTTGATAGCGCGAAGAGTCAATATTCAGATGATCCAACACAACCTTATGGGAAACACAGGCTAACCAACTCCCTCGATCAATTATCAAAATTTATCAATGGTCCCATTGGGAAAATGGAAATTGAAGCTATATATTATCTATATGATGCTTTTCTCCCCCATATTTCTTCCAATGAATGGGCCCCTTTTTCCTCATTCATCGATCAATTAAAAATCTCCTCAAAATACCGCGAATCGATTGATATCTTACATGTTAAAATTCTACTGCTCTTAAAAGACTTTCATCGCGCTCGCTCAATTTTAGAGCGTTATCCATCAGAGGTTACCCATCCCCTTTCCCACTTCTATGCACCTTACGCGATTTATCTTATGGCAACAGATGGAAAAAAAAGACTCATTGAATCCTATCGCCAACTCATTGAACTTCCCCATCCTCCTGTGACGGCGCTTCTGGCTCACTATGTCTCAAAATATATCGATATTAAAGGGAAATGGGCAGATCAAGCCCTCTTTCTAGAAAAAAGATCCCTCTATGAACAACTCTATATCATGTATATTGCCACTAATAAAAAAAACAAAGCCCTGATGATCCAATCCCTTATGAAAAATTAA
- a CDS encoding valine--tRNA ligase translates to MSTLPKSYDHLKVEPKWQSFWETREFFKANVESEKPPFCIILPPPNVTGVLHMGHALDDTLQDILIRYKRMQGYEVLWLPGFDHAGISTQTVVEKHLIKTEGKRRKDYTREAFLQHIWVWKEKHEEEIIKQLKMVGCSLDWSRKRFTMDEKSSAAVRKAFKKLYDEGLIYRGDYLVNWDPITQTALADDEVEYEEAKSHLYHFRYPIIGTNDFIEIATTRPETMLGDTAVAVSPKDERYQHLIGQKVYLPLCDREIPIIGDTYVDPEFGTGCVKITPAHDFNDYEIGLKHRLPMINIMTPDGKINENGGHFEGLTMQEAREAVIEKMKELKAFVKATPHINRIGYSYRSKAVIEPYLSKQWFVKMSAFRDELLDLVHSGKVELLPQHYHKTYEAWITNLRDWCISRQLWWGHRIPIWYHKNNPDQMLCYDGDDLPDEIKKDPSQWEQDEDVLDTWFSSALWPFSTLGWPDSSEDFNKFFPTSILITGHDILFFWVARMMLMSHIALKQIPFHKTFIHGLIYGKSYWHTDKEGQTHYLTSKERLKYEMGEPLPKDISSKWEKMSKSKGNVIDPLEIIHLYGADAMRMALCSSVTDSRQIDLDRRRFEEYKNFSNKLWNAARFILMNLEPLTSEEFAKGLDFNSTTLDDLWILSRLNRLIQQVSACLDSYDFDDAALSVYSFFWDEFCAYYLETTKPYFFNEKQHPIQSMNKRKILLVILVASVRLIHPFAPFITEEIFSHLNQRFKNLHLKNHADPYTENTTRALQSEACAIAPFPTVFRSKDIDEIVESNFQSVNELIYKVRNIRGEMQIPPSEPVDVFYSGDPNSQFIEIIKENEIIIKALVKIKTLQFCLDLPKIEYAATGMLNHVKLLIPLPKILIEAEQKRLEKELEKLQKLAVDLENKLSNAQFIERAPAELVDKTRENLTTTKIKIDEIQSKL, encoded by the coding sequence ATGTCAACACTGCCTAAATCCTATGATCATCTAAAAGTTGAACCTAAATGGCAATCTTTTTGGGAAACAAGAGAATTTTTCAAGGCAAATGTAGAAAGCGAAAAACCTCCCTTTTGTATTATCCTCCCCCCTCCAAATGTGACGGGTGTCCTTCATATGGGTCACGCCTTAGATGATACTCTACAAGATATTTTGATCCGCTATAAGCGGATGCAAGGATATGAAGTACTTTGGCTTCCGGGCTTTGACCACGCAGGCATCTCCACACAGACTGTTGTTGAAAAACATCTGATTAAAACCGAAGGGAAACGCAGAAAAGATTACACACGTGAAGCCTTTTTGCAGCATATTTGGGTTTGGAAGGAAAAACACGAAGAGGAAATCATCAAACAGCTCAAGATGGTTGGCTGTTCTTTGGATTGGTCGCGCAAACGATTCACTATGGATGAAAAGTCCTCGGCAGCAGTGAGAAAGGCCTTTAAAAAACTCTACGATGAAGGGTTGATTTATAGAGGTGATTATCTTGTTAACTGGGATCCTATAACGCAAACGGCCTTAGCAGATGACGAGGTGGAATACGAGGAAGCAAAATCCCACTTATATCATTTCCGCTACCCCATCATCGGGACAAATGACTTTATTGAAATTGCGACAACACGTCCTGAAACGATGCTTGGAGATACGGCTGTAGCCGTTTCACCTAAAGATGAACGCTATCAACACCTTATTGGTCAAAAAGTATACCTACCTCTCTGTGATCGTGAAATCCCAATTATTGGGGATACTTATGTCGATCCGGAATTTGGAACGGGGTGTGTTAAAATCACACCTGCTCATGATTTCAATGACTATGAAATTGGACTTAAGCACCGACTTCCTATGATTAATATCATGACACCGGATGGGAAAATCAATGAAAATGGCGGTCATTTTGAAGGCCTTACAATGCAGGAAGCCAGAGAAGCCGTCATTGAAAAGATGAAAGAATTAAAAGCTTTTGTTAAAGCAACGCCCCATATCAACCGCATCGGCTACTCCTATCGATCTAAAGCCGTTATCGAACCCTACCTTTCAAAGCAATGGTTTGTCAAAATGAGCGCTTTCAGAGATGAACTCCTCGATCTCGTTCATTCGGGAAAAGTTGAGTTATTACCTCAACATTATCACAAGACATACGAAGCCTGGATTACAAACTTGCGCGATTGGTGTATTTCCAGACAGCTTTGGTGGGGACATCGCATTCCCATTTGGTATCACAAGAACAATCCCGATCAAATGCTCTGCTATGATGGGGATGATCTACCGGATGAAATTAAAAAAGATCCGTCACAATGGGAACAGGATGAGGATGTTCTCGATACCTGGTTCTCATCCGCCCTATGGCCTTTTTCAACGCTTGGATGGCCTGACTCATCTGAAGATTTTAACAAATTCTTCCCCACATCGATTTTGATCACCGGACATGATATCCTCTTCTTCTGGGTAGCGCGTATGATGCTTATGAGCCATATTGCCCTAAAACAAATCCCCTTTCATAAAACATTTATTCATGGACTGATTTATGGAAAATCCTATTGGCATACCGATAAAGAAGGACAAACTCACTATCTCACCTCTAAAGAGCGCTTAAAATATGAAATGGGAGAGCCCCTCCCCAAAGACATTTCTTCTAAATGGGAAAAAATGTCTAAATCGAAAGGCAACGTGATCGATCCCCTTGAAATCATCCACTTATACGGAGCCGATGCTATGCGCATGGCCCTTTGCTCCAGTGTGACCGATTCGCGACAAATCGACCTCGATCGTCGCCGTTTTGAAGAGTATAAAAATTTTTCAAATAAGTTGTGGAATGCCGCGCGGTTCATTTTAATGAACCTCGAGCCCTTGACCTCCGAAGAATTTGCTAAAGGACTCGATTTCAATTCGACAACACTTGATGACTTATGGATTTTGTCTAGACTCAATCGACTCATTCAACAAGTGAGCGCGTGCCTTGACTCTTATGATTTTGATGATGCAGCCCTCAGCGTCTACTCCTTTTTCTGGGATGAGTTTTGCGCCTATTATCTCGAAACGACAAAACCTTATTTCTTTAATGAGAAACAGCACCCCATTCAATCCATGAATAAAAGGAAAATTCTTCTTGTTATTCTAGTCGCTAGCGTGCGTCTCATTCACCCTTTTGCCCCCTTTATTACTGAAGAGATCTTTTCCCACTTAAATCAGCGTTTTAAAAATTTACACCTTAAAAATCATGCAGATCCTTATACGGAAAATACAACGCGCGCTCTTCAGAGCGAAGCATGCGCTATCGCCCCTTTTCCTACTGTTTTCCGCTCTAAAGACATCGATGAAATCGTTGAATCTAACTTCCAGTCTGTCAATGAGTTAATCTATAAAGTGCGCAACATACGAGGGGAAATGCAAATCCCCCCTTCTGAACCTGTTGATGTCTTCTACTCCGGTGACCCCAACTCACAATTCATTGAGATCATCAAAGAAAATGAAATCATCATTAAGGCACTAGTAAAAATTAAAACACTTCAGTTTTGTCTTGATCTTCCAAAAATTGAATATGCCGCTACCGGCATGCTCAATCACGTCAAGCTATTGATTCCTCTTCCTAAAATTCTCATTGAAGCAGAACAAAAGCGCTTGGAAAAAGAATTGGAAAAACTTCAAAAACTAGCCGTTGATTTAGAAAACAAACTCTCTAACGCTCAATTTATCGAAAGAGCACCGGCTGAGCTTGTTGATAAAACACGAGAGAACTTAACAACGACTAAGATCAAGATCGACGAAATCCAAAGCAAGCTATGA